Proteins found in one Candidatus Binatia bacterium genomic segment:
- the bioF gene encoding 8-amino-7-oxononanoate synthase: MSPDFMQEELEALKRRGLYRKLRRVEGEQGPTLILDGCEVLNFSSNNYLGLANHPALKQAAKEAVDRYGCGAVASRLISGNMTLHEELEEKLAKLKNTEAALVFNSGFQVNVGIIPTLAGEGDVIFSDELNHASIIDGCRLARAKTIVYPHRDPARLEDALKKAPAATRKLIITETLFSMDGDEAPLAEIVELAEQYGALIMVDEAHATGVAGPNGAGVAAKLGLGERIPIQMGTLGKALGGFGAYVAGSRALREFLVNRCRSFIFTTALPPAVLAAAIAAVDLIYQEPQRRLALWHNIRAMREGLQSLGFSLGSSESQILPLVIGDAEKCMAFSERLLHKGVFAQGIRPPTVPEGTSRLRITLMATHTHEHLHRAIKAFEEVRREFKD, from the coding sequence ATGTCGCCTGATTTTATGCAGGAAGAACTCGAAGCACTGAAGCGCCGCGGGCTCTATCGCAAGCTGCGCCGCGTCGAGGGAGAGCAGGGGCCGACGCTCATCCTCGACGGTTGCGAAGTCCTCAATTTTTCATCCAACAACTATCTCGGCCTGGCGAATCATCCGGCGCTCAAACAGGCCGCGAAAGAGGCGGTCGATCGCTACGGTTGCGGCGCAGTCGCCTCACGTCTCATATCGGGAAACATGACGTTGCACGAAGAGCTGGAAGAAAAGCTCGCCAAGCTCAAAAACACCGAGGCCGCGCTTGTCTTCAACTCCGGGTTTCAAGTCAACGTCGGAATCATTCCAACGCTTGCGGGCGAAGGCGACGTAATCTTCAGCGATGAATTGAACCACGCGAGCATTATCGACGGCTGCCGTCTCGCGCGCGCCAAAACGATCGTCTATCCGCATCGCGATCCAGCGCGACTCGAAGACGCGCTCAAGAAAGCGCCGGCTGCAACACGGAAGCTAATCATTACCGAGACGCTCTTCAGCATGGACGGCGACGAGGCGCCGCTGGCGGAGATCGTCGAGCTGGCGGAGCAGTATGGCGCACTCATCATGGTCGATGAAGCGCACGCGACCGGAGTCGCAGGTCCGAACGGCGCCGGAGTAGCCGCCAAGTTAGGACTCGGCGAGCGCATCCCGATTCAGATGGGGACGCTGGGAAAGGCGCTCGGAGGGTTCGGCGCCTACGTCGCCGGCAGCCGCGCGCTGCGCGAATTCCTCGTCAACCGCTGCCGGAGTTTTATTTTCACGACCGCGCTGCCGCCGGCGGTGCTGGCGGCGGCGATCGCGGCCGTCGATCTCATATATCAGGAGCCGCAGCGGCGTCTCGCGCTCTGGCACAACATTCGGGCTATGCGCGAAGGGCTTCAGAGCTTAGGGTTCTCACTAGGGAGTAGCGAGAGCCAAATTTTACCGCTGGTTATCGGCGACGCGGAAAAATGCATGGCCTTCTCCGAGCGGCTGCTGCACAAAGGAGTCTTTGCCCAAGGCATCCGCCCGCCGACGGTGCCCGAAGGGACGTCGCGTCTAAGAATTACGCTCATGGCGACGCACACGCACGAGCACCTGCATCGCGCAATCAAGGCCTTCGAAGAAGTCCGCCGAGAGTTCAAGGATTGA
- a CDS encoding isochorismatase family protein yields the protein MAERIERVWDRFLTEQDKAHVAMKPPRQIGFGQKPALLLIDLYRWVFGDTPQPVLEAIKTWPGNCGMAAWNAIPHIQTLLRTAREVRIPIVHVTGLGDAGVAEWSARRNSNEDRSKLSPEELDRRRRKFDIIDEVEPLPGETVLKKSSPSAFWGTPLVGHLNHLGIDTIITCGESTSGCVRASVVDGTTYRFRMIVTEECVFDRHEVCHAINLFDMNQKYADVLPLAEVVKYLHSWRAEQPVGT from the coding sequence ATGGCCGAGCGCATTGAGCGAGTGTGGGATCGTTTTCTCACCGAACAGGACAAGGCGCACGTCGCGATGAAGCCGCCAAGACAAATCGGCTTCGGCCAAAAACCCGCGCTGCTTTTGATCGACCTTTACCGCTGGGTTTTTGGCGACACGCCGCAGCCGGTTTTGGAAGCGATCAAAACCTGGCCGGGCAACTGCGGCATGGCGGCATGGAACGCAATTCCCCATATTCAGACCTTGCTCAGAACCGCGCGCGAAGTGCGCATTCCGATCGTCCACGTAACGGGCTTGGGCGACGCCGGAGTCGCCGAATGGTCGGCCCGGCGCAATAGCAACGAAGACCGCAGCAAGTTGAGCCCGGAAGAGCTGGACCGGCGCCGCCGCAAGTTCGACATCATCGACGAGGTCGAGCCGCTTCCCGGCGAAACGGTCTTGAAAAAATCCTCTCCCAGCGCCTTTTGGGGCACGCCGCTCGTCGGCCATCTCAACCATCTGGGCATCGATACGATCATCACCTGCGGCGAGAGCACGAGCGGCTGTGTGCGCGCGAGTGTGGTGGACGGCACGACGTACCGCTTTCGCATGATCGTGACCGAAGAGTGCGTTTTCGACCGCCACGAGGTGTGCCACGCGATCAACCTGTTCGACATGAATCAGAAGTACGCCGACGTTTTGCCGCTCGCTGAAGTCGTGAAGTATCTCCACTCCTGGCGCGCGGAACAGCCCGTCGGAACGTAG
- a CDS encoding ABC transporter substrate-binding protein, translated as MRIAVPDLISNSYFPAIAAAELGFFKDEGLDIEKVELLFPVPKTMEALRDGALDFVAGSAHATLMAFPDWKGAKLLAALGQRMYWLLVLRADLGAKRGDIGAVKGLRIGAAPGVDYGLKRLLLEAGIDPARDNVQIAPVPGATGATVSFGLTAAKALEEGEIDGFWANAMGAEIAVSRGVGTIILDVRRGDGPETARHYTFPALLTTQARIDREPESAAAGVRAIVRAQKMLREEPARATEIGRRIFPPAEAELIAELIRRDLPYYDATISEETVVQMNRFAQDMGLLSKPVPYDRVVATQFRNLWL; from the coding sequence ATGCGCATCGCCGTTCCCGACCTGATCTCTAATTCTTACTTCCCAGCCATTGCCGCCGCCGAGCTTGGATTTTTTAAGGACGAGGGCCTGGATATCGAAAAGGTCGAGCTGCTCTTTCCCGTGCCGAAGACGATGGAGGCGCTGCGCGACGGCGCGCTTGATTTCGTCGCCGGTTCGGCGCACGCCACGCTCATGGCGTTTCCGGATTGGAAAGGGGCGAAGCTTTTGGCGGCGCTCGGGCAGAGAATGTACTGGCTGCTCGTGCTGCGCGCCGATCTCGGCGCAAAACGCGGCGATATCGGCGCCGTCAAAGGTTTGAGGATCGGCGCGGCCCCGGGTGTGGACTACGGCCTCAAGCGTCTATTGCTTGAAGCGGGAATAGATCCGGCGCGCGACAACGTGCAAATCGCGCCGGTTCCCGGCGCGACCGGCGCAACGGTTTCATTCGGCCTTACGGCGGCGAAAGCTCTGGAAGAGGGAGAGATCGACGGCTTCTGGGCCAACGCCATGGGCGCGGAGATCGCCGTCAGCCGCGGCGTCGGGACCATTATTCTAGACGTCCGGCGCGGCGACGGACCCGAGACCGCGCGCCACTACACGTTTCCCGCTCTACTCACGACACAAGCCAGAATTGACCGCGAGCCCGAGAGCGCCGCCGCCGGCGTACGGGCAATTGTCCGCGCGCAGAAGATGCTGCGAGAAGAGCCGGCGCGCGCGACGGAGATCGGCCGGCGGATTTTTCCGCCGGCCGAGGCGGAATTGATCGCGGAGTTGATTCGGCGCGATCTGCCTTACTATGATGCAACAATTTCCGAAGAAACCGTCGTCCAAATGAACCGCTTCGCTCAAGACATGGGACTGCTTTCAAAACCGGTGCCGTACGATCGAGTGGTCGCGACCCAGTTCCGTAACTTATGGCTTTAA
- the radA gene encoding DNA repair protein RadA, producing MAKAKIVYACQNCGFQAPKWLGKCPDCNQWNTLVEEKFERAANPRDEFNLGAKETPTSIADISTAEEGRVLSSISEFDRVLGGGLVPGSVTLIGGDPGIGKSTLLIQAFAALSHNGLTCLYVSGEESPRQIKMRAERLGIASPQLLILSETALDRILEQIKKTKPAVLVIDSIQTIFSSSLPSAPGSIGQVRECSGSIITLAKKSGLSTFIIGHVTKDGSIAGPRVLEHMVDTVLYFEGDRGHNFRILRAVKNRFGSTNEIGVFEMKESGLKEVSNPSELFLLERPLSAPGSAVVCSMEGTRPILVELQALVSHSFLAVPRRTTIGVDHSRVALLVAVLEKKMGLKLFNQDIFVNVAGGVQVEEPAVDLGIVAAVGSSYSERAIDPRTVIFGEVGLAGEIRGIAQAEARIKEAGKLGFERAVLPKSNSAQLTHVKAPELIGVSSLAECREILF from the coding sequence ATGGCGAAAGCAAAAATCGTCTACGCCTGCCAGAACTGCGGTTTCCAAGCGCCGAAATGGCTGGGCAAGTGTCCCGACTGTAATCAATGGAACACGCTGGTCGAGGAAAAATTCGAGCGCGCCGCCAACCCGCGCGACGAATTTAATCTTGGCGCGAAGGAAACCCCGACCTCCATCGCCGATATTTCGACCGCGGAAGAAGGCAGAGTTCTTTCCAGCATCAGCGAGTTCGACCGCGTTCTCGGCGGCGGTCTGGTTCCCGGCTCCGTGACCTTGATCGGCGGCGATCCGGGAATCGGCAAATCGACGCTGCTCATCCAGGCCTTCGCCGCTCTCAGCCACAACGGCCTCACCTGTCTCTACGTCTCCGGCGAAGAATCGCCGCGGCAAATCAAAATGCGCGCCGAGCGCCTCGGCATCGCCTCGCCGCAATTGCTCATTTTAAGCGAGACCGCGCTGGATAGAATTCTGGAGCAGATAAAAAAGACCAAACCCGCGGTTCTCGTGATCGATTCGATCCAGACGATCTTCTCTTCGTCGCTCCCGTCGGCGCCAGGGAGCATCGGCCAGGTAAGGGAGTGTTCCGGCTCGATCATCACGCTGGCGAAAAAAAGCGGCCTCAGCACCTTTATCATCGGCCACGTCACCAAAGACGGATCGATCGCCGGACCGCGCGTGCTCGAGCACATGGTCGATACGGTTCTCTATTTCGAAGGCGACCGCGGGCACAACTTCAGAATTCTCAGAGCGGTCAAAAACCGCTTCGGCTCGACCAACGAGATCGGCGTCTTCGAGATGAAAGAGAGCGGTCTCAAAGAAGTGAGCAACCCGTCCGAGCTTTTTCTCCTGGAGCGGCCGCTTTCGGCGCCCGGCTCGGCGGTCGTTTGCAGCATGGAGGGAACGCGCCCGATCCTCGTCGAATTGCAGGCTCTCGTCAGCCACTCTTTTCTCGCCGTGCCGCGCCGCACCACGATCGGCGTCGATCACAGCCGCGTCGCGCTGCTCGTCGCCGTGCTGGAGAAAAAGATGGGGCTCAAGCTTTTCAATCAGGATATTTTCGTCAACGTCGCGGGCGGAGTGCAGGTGGAGGAGCCGGCGGTCGATTTGGGCATCGTCGCCGCCGTGGGATCGAGCTACAGCGAGCGGGCCATCGACCCGAGAACCGTGATCTTCGGCGAAGTGGGACTCGCAGGCGAGATTCGCGGCATCGCCCAGGCCGAAGCGCGTATCAAAGAGGCGGGAAAGCTCGGCTTCGAGCGCGCCGTTCTCCCCAAGAGCAACAGCGCGCAGCTAACGCACGTCAAAGCTCCAGAACTAATTGGGGTCTCTTCGCTCGCCGAATGCCGCGAAATCCTCTTCTGA
- a CDS encoding superoxide dismutase, translating to MERHVYKAKKFNLAGLNGISDRTLDMHFALYEGYVKNTNLLSEQLSEMVRNKKASGSNPAYSEIKRHLGFEYGGMVLHEYYFGNLAPKGKGSPSGELKRALEESFGSFEGWKTDFTAVGSMRGVGWSVLYHDPVTGQLSNHWIELHEVGVPSGFKPVLVMDVWEHAFLLDYKPSERSKYIEAFCSNINWDAVNKFFSSSAAVRPAAA from the coding sequence GTGGAACGACACGTATATAAAGCAAAGAAATTTAATTTGGCGGGACTCAACGGGATTTCCGATAGGACGCTGGATATGCACTTCGCCCTCTACGAAGGCTACGTCAAGAATACCAACCTCCTCTCTGAACAATTATCGGAGATGGTGCGCAACAAGAAGGCGTCCGGCAGCAATCCCGCCTATTCAGAGATCAAGCGCCATCTTGGCTTCGAATATGGCGGCATGGTTCTCCACGAATATTATTTTGGAAATCTCGCGCCGAAAGGCAAAGGCAGCCCGTCGGGTGAGCTTAAACGCGCTCTGGAGGAAAGTTTCGGTAGCTTCGAGGGCTGGAAGACTGATTTTACGGCCGTGGGAAGCATGCGTGGCGTGGGCTGGTCGGTTCTCTATCACGATCCGGTGACCGGCCAGCTTTCGAACCACTGGATCGAGCTGCACGAAGTCGGAGTTCCTTCGGGCTTTAAGCCCGTCCTCGTCATGGACGTCTGGGAGCACGCGTTTCTGCTCGACTACAAGCCGTCGGAGCGGAGCAAGTACATCGAGGCGTTTTGCTCGAATATCAATTGGGACGCGGTCAATAAATTCTTTAGTAGCTCCGCCGCCGTCCGTCCGGCGGCGGCATAA
- a CDS encoding BON domain-containing protein, whose translation MRRALESLAVVLLVVALAGCQAMTGKTAGQNVDDANLTASVKANLVADKAANLTRIDVDTNNGVVYLNGTVESPQQKARAEQLASQVKGVKKVVNNLQVARG comes from the coding sequence ATGAGACGCGCATTGGAGAGTTTGGCGGTGGTGTTGTTGGTCGTTGCGCTGGCCGGCTGCCAGGCGATGACCGGAAAAACGGCGGGGCAGAACGTCGACGACGCCAATCTTACGGCTTCGGTGAAGGCGAACCTGGTGGCGGATAAGGCGGCCAACTTGACGCGCATCGACGTCGATACCAACAACGGTGTTGTTTATCTGAACGGCACCGTCGAGTCACCGCAGCAAAAAGCGCGAGCTGAGCAGCTTGCGAGTCAGGTCAAGGGCGTCAAGAAGGTCGTCAACAACCTGCAAGTCGCTCGGGGCTAG